Proteins from a genomic interval of Methanoplanus endosymbiosus:
- a CDS encoding DNA-directed DNA polymerase, whose amino-acid sequence MQQSLFPGTEVIIQDEKNKTCGSNDLSEVEKEINGLNNNNPELTGEEAVVKNPDEISIAINQVEYSNEFDGPVVHIFGREESGKARHIQVTGFRPYFYAPEDAVREAWLPGGYNRDLSENYISIQGERLGRIITAKPGDVREFREGFKHFEADIPFATRFMIDNGLTGGVSVKSEITDYKDVSPSEVNSPARVCIIDIECEDEHGFPDANKEKINCITCWDSYDNEYKTFVWLINGNGPESVALCNDCHEVVICSDENDLLKRFIAYIAKRDPDVLSGWNFTDFDMPYIQKRIEVLGVSDEGLSRLPGGPSARNPVRGRAVFDLLTGYKKMQGGRKESYRLDAIAEEEIGEGKIRYTGTVSDLWKYDPKKLVEYNVKDVELCVGINNKNKIVEFYREIARYVGCPLDRTLNSSNVIDIFVLRKAYKKYILPSKGYADAEEFEGATVFDPSKGVKENVIVLDLKSLYPMCMMTINASPETKNKEGELRAPNGIRFKKEPDGLTRSIISDLLKERDERKTERNNYDYGSPEYELYDIQQNVLKVIMNTYYGVSGYARFRLYDRDIGSAVTSVGRAIIDHTRKIIEGMGYAVIYGDTDSCMINLPVMEREDTIKTAREIEKRLNDSYSEFSKNILNAESHYFSIKFEKIYERFFQAGKKKRYAGYLVWKEGKEVDQIDIVGFEMKRSDSPHITKEVQLKVMDLILKGAEQSELKSYLGEVIKTYRKGGYALDDVGIPGGIGKDLQSYENKDAHVRGAIYSNDNLGTDFKRGSKPKRVYIKTVTAKYPKTDVIDFEYADQVPHEFIIDWETMLEKTIKQPISRIIEAIGIPWAEVDPSRTTLFDFGM is encoded by the coding sequence ATGCAGCAGAGCCTTTTTCCCGGAACAGAAGTGATCATACAGGATGAGAAGAACAAAACCTGTGGCAGCAATGACCTGTCAGAGGTCGAAAAGGAAATTAATGGCTTAAATAACAACAATCCGGAACTTACCGGAGAAGAAGCTGTAGTTAAAAATCCGGATGAGATTAGTATTGCAATTAACCAGGTGGAATACTCAAACGAATTTGACGGCCCGGTAGTACATATCTTTGGCAGGGAAGAGTCAGGAAAAGCCCGTCACATTCAGGTCACCGGTTTTCGGCCCTACTTTTATGCACCGGAAGATGCAGTGCGGGAGGCCTGGCTTCCAGGCGGATATAACCGGGATTTATCAGAAAATTACATCTCAATTCAGGGTGAGAGGCTTGGCAGAATAATTACTGCAAAACCCGGAGATGTCAGGGAATTCCGTGAGGGATTTAAACATTTTGAGGCCGACATACCCTTTGCAACGCGGTTTATGATAGACAACGGGCTTACAGGAGGTGTCTCTGTCAAATCTGAAATAACAGACTATAAAGATGTCTCCCCGTCAGAGGTGAACTCACCGGCAAGGGTCTGCATAATCGACATAGAGTGTGAGGACGAGCACGGATTTCCGGATGCGAACAAAGAAAAGATCAACTGCATCACCTGCTGGGACTCATATGACAATGAGTATAAGACATTTGTCTGGCTTATTAACGGGAACGGGCCGGAATCGGTTGCACTCTGCAATGACTGCCATGAAGTAGTTATATGCAGTGATGAAAATGACCTCCTGAAACGGTTTATCGCCTATATTGCAAAGAGAGATCCTGATGTCCTCTCAGGCTGGAATTTCACAGATTTCGATATGCCGTATATCCAGAAGAGAATTGAGGTCCTCGGAGTGAGTGACGAAGGGCTTTCAAGACTGCCCGGCGGGCCATCGGCAAGAAACCCTGTAAGGGGCAGGGCAGTATTTGATCTTTTGACAGGATATAAAAAGATGCAGGGCGGAAGAAAGGAGTCATATCGCCTTGATGCCATCGCAGAAGAAGAGATCGGCGAAGGCAAAATCCGCTACACCGGCACAGTCTCTGATCTCTGGAAGTATGACCCGAAAAAGCTTGTTGAATATAATGTGAAAGATGTTGAACTCTGCGTTGGTATAAACAACAAAAATAAGATTGTTGAATTTTACAGGGAGATTGCAAGATATGTCGGCTGTCCGCTTGACAGAACACTGAATTCTTCCAATGTAATTGATATCTTTGTTCTCCGGAAAGCCTACAAAAAATATATCCTTCCGTCAAAGGGTTATGCAGATGCCGAGGAATTTGAGGGCGCAACAGTCTTTGACCCGTCAAAGGGTGTAAAGGAGAATGTCATAGTCCTTGACTTAAAGTCCCTCTATCCAATGTGCATGATGACCATCAATGCCTCACCTGAAACGAAGAATAAAGAAGGAGAACTGAGAGCACCAAACGGAATCCGGTTTAAAAAAGAGCCTGACGGCCTGACAAGAAGCATAATCAGTGATCTCTTAAAGGAGAGGGATGAGAGAAAGACAGAGAGGAATAATTATGACTACGGCAGCCCTGAATATGAACTCTATGACATCCAGCAGAATGTCCTGAAGGTCATTATGAACACCTACTACGGTGTAAGCGGATATGCACGGTTCAGGCTGTATGACCGGGACATCGGGTCAGCCGTCACATCAGTCGGCCGTGCTATAATTGATCATACCAGAAAAATCATTGAGGGGATGGGCTATGCCGTCATCTATGGTGATACAGATTCCTGTATGATAAATCTTCCTGTAATGGAGAGGGAGGATACGATTAAAACCGCCCGTGAGATTGAAAAACGCTTAAATGACAGTTATTCTGAATTTTCAAAGAATATTCTCAATGCAGAGAGCCATTATTTCTCAATAAAATTTGAGAAGATCTATGAGAGGTTCTTTCAGGCCGGAAAGAAGAAGAGATATGCCGGTTATCTCGTCTGGAAAGAGGGAAAGGAGGTTGATCAGATTGACATTGTCGGCTTTGAGATGAAGAGGAGTGACTCTCCGCATATTACTAAGGAAGTTCAGCTGAAGGTTATGGATCTGATTCTTAAAGGGGCTGAGCAATCCGAACTTAAAAGTTACCTTGGAGAGGTAATTAAAACCTACAGGAAAGGTGGATATGCACTCGACGATGTCGGAATTCCGGGCGGGATTGGAAAGGATCTCCAGAGTTATGAGAATAAGGATGCCCACGTCAGGGGTGCAATCTATTCAAATGATAATCTAGGTACGGATTTCAAACGTGGAAGCAAGCCAAAGAGGGTGTATATCAAAACTGTTACGGCAAAATACCCAAAGACCGATGTTATTGATTTTGAATATGCCGATCAGGTGCCGCACGAGTTCATAATTGACTGGGAGACCATGCTGGAGAAGACGATCAAACAGCCGATATCAAGAATCATTGAGGCTATAGGGATACCGTGGGCTGAAGTTGACCCTTCAAGAACAACACTCTTTGATTTTGGAATGTGA
- a CDS encoding malate dehydrogenase — protein sequence MTVLSVIGAGKVGSEVAFISAVRELADEIILYDNVPDFLNAQKLDLLHTGIKTEISTDPREIKDSDIAVFTAGIPRTPAIKTRADLLEANLAVAGECAEYLKGFSGILITVTNPMDANNYFFKKALGLNREQCIGFGGQLDSARFSLFLKERGFSGDAFVIGEHGEHQVPLFSKTDGTGRRIDTDTREEILTEMRRASMPVISGKGGTVFGPAYHISSLIDAVVSDRRGIIPCSVVLNGEYGLKDCSMGVPARIGREGVLEIIEWELDEWENEKLKMASEHLNCLCRKV from the coding sequence ATGACAGTCCTCTCAGTAATCGGTGCAGGTAAAGTTGGAAGTGAAGTGGCATTCATTTCAGCTGTACGAGAACTTGCAGATGAGATAATTCTCTACGACAATGTACCTGATTTTTTAAACGCCCAAAAACTGGATCTTCTCCATACCGGAATAAAGACAGAGATATCCACAGATCCAAGAGAGATAAAGGACTCTGACATCGCAGTTTTCACAGCCGGAATTCCAAGGACACCTGCAATTAAGACAAGAGCTGATCTGCTTGAGGCAAACCTTGCAGTTGCAGGTGAATGCGCAGAGTATCTGAAGGGTTTTTCCGGAATACTAATTACAGTTACAAACCCGATGGATGCCAACAACTACTTCTTTAAAAAGGCGCTTGGACTGAATAGAGAGCAGTGCATCGGCTTTGGCGGACAGCTTGACTCAGCACGTTTTTCATTATTCCTCAAAGAGAGGGGATTTTCTGGAGATGCCTTTGTAATCGGTGAGCATGGCGAGCATCAGGTACCTCTGTTCTCAAAGACAGATGGTACAGGCCGGAGAATTGATACAGATACAAGGGAAGAAATTCTCACAGAGATGCGAAGAGCCAGTATGCCGGTGATATCAGGCAAAGGCGGTACAGTCTTTGGCCCGGCATACCACATATCATCATTAATTGATGCTGTTGTATCAGACAGGCGCGGGATAATACCCTGTTCAGTTGTGCTGAATGGAGAATACGGCCTTAAAGACTGCTCAATGGGTGTTCCGGCAAGGATTGGGCGTGAAGGTGTCCTTGAGATAATCGAATGGGAGCTTGACGAATGGGAGAATGAAAAGCTGAAAATGGCTTCAGAACACTTAAACTGTCTCTGCAGGAAGGTCTGA
- the mobA gene encoding molybdenum cofactor guanylyltransferase — MPDENPAKPAFRTAIILAGGEGKRAGGRDKYFFSYRGETFITRLIECLETVVDEIIIVAKNEEKCSHFYGIDNVHIVSDIIKGRGPIGGLQAGVPEAKGEVIFVSACDMPFLNPEVVNRLFDQMNEYDAIIPAWDEDKVEPLHAIYRRDALVKYLKSHKSLSLRAMIHELHSKYISVEEFRDIDPNLMTFTNINKLEELEEINTKI; from the coding sequence ATGCCTGATGAAAATCCTGCAAAGCCGGCATTCCGGACAGCAATAATTCTTGCAGGAGGAGAAGGAAAAAGAGCCGGGGGCAGGGATAAATACTTTTTTTCTTACAGGGGAGAGACATTTATCACAAGGCTTATTGAATGCCTTGAAACTGTCGTTGATGAGATAATAATCGTTGCTAAGAACGAAGAGAAATGCAGTCATTTTTACGGGATTGATAATGTCCATATAGTCAGTGATATCATTAAAGGAAGAGGACCGATAGGAGGACTTCAGGCAGGTGTACCTGAAGCAAAAGGAGAAGTAATATTTGTATCTGCCTGCGATATGCCGTTTTTAAATCCTGAGGTCGTTAACCGGCTTTTTGATCAGATGAATGAATATGATGCTATAATTCCGGCATGGGATGAAGATAAAGTAGAGCCGCTTCATGCCATTTACAGGCGTGATGCCCTTGTGAAATACCTTAAAAGCCATAAATCACTCTCTCTTAGGGCCATGATTCATGAACTGCATTCAAAATATATCAGTGTTGAAGAGTTCAGAGATATTGATCCAAACCTCATGACCTTTACAAACATTAACAAATTAGAAGAACTTGAAGAGATAAATACAAAGATCTGA
- a CDS encoding dihydroorotate dehydrogenase electron transfer subunit — protein MREIASVPVRITEIRDETPTIKTFEFDGCFSSKAGQFCMVWIPGVDEVPMGFSSPSSITVQKVGEATEALFSLDVGDTIGIKGPLGNGYTPRGRVLAIAGGVGAAPLRPLALEGLADTFILGARTAGEIVYKDELGSMTDLHISTDDGTFGHHGFVTDLLSGVDYGKGKDDIKGQSKVGVNPEDYDTICVCGPEIMMKNVLKILDGLGAADRAQFSLVRYMKCGVGICGSCCLDDGGLRVCRDGPVFSGTDLLKSSEFGNYSRDATGRRVFGGGH, from the coding sequence ATGCGTGAGATAGCATCGGTTCCGGTGAGGATTACAGAGATTAGGGATGAGACTCCGACAATAAAGACGTTTGAGTTTGACGGATGCTTCAGTTCAAAGGCCGGACAGTTCTGTATGGTCTGGATTCCTGGAGTTGATGAAGTGCCTATGGGATTTTCCTCCCCTTCATCAATTACCGTGCAGAAGGTTGGAGAGGCAACAGAGGCGCTCTTCTCCCTTGATGTTGGTGATACAATCGGCATCAAAGGGCCGCTTGGAAACGGATATACTCCCAGGGGCCGGGTTCTGGCAATAGCCGGAGGGGTAGGTGCTGCACCACTGCGCCCGCTTGCTCTTGAAGGTCTTGCAGATACTTTTATTCTTGGTGCAAGGACTGCCGGTGAGATTGTCTATAAGGATGAACTTGGCAGTATGACAGATCTTCATATATCCACAGATGACGGGACTTTTGGTCATCACGGCTTTGTAACTGATCTTCTGTCAGGTGTTGATTATGGCAAAGGTAAAGACGATATTAAAGGTCAGAGTAAAGTCGGTGTAAATCCGGAAGACTACGACACCATATGTGTCTGTGGACCTGAGATCATGATGAAGAATGTCCTTAAAATTCTTGATGGTCTGGGGGCTGCTGACCGGGCGCAGTTCTCGCTTGTGAGATATATGAAATGCGGGGTTGGTATCTGCGGTTCATGCTGCCTTGATGACGGAGGTCTTCGTGTATGCAGAGACGGCCCGGTATTCAGTGGTACTGACCTTTTAAAAAGCTCTGAGTTTGGAAATTACTCCAGGGATGCCACAGGAAGAAGGGTTTTTGGCGGCGGCCACTGA
- a CDS encoding MGMT family protein produces MEIKIKGERKREAKRQKADMNTYSGRYPFGYWHVIVWWSDERIIRVSFSRNPDVTDGDIPAVIRLYLNGKNRNLSMLKSSATEDGHPYCGIYRIVKEIPYGETMTYGEVAKKAGTNARVVGTAMKRNPTPLIIPCHRVVAKSGTGGFTPSVEIKEALLRMEGVKI; encoded by the coding sequence GTGGAGATAAAAATCAAAGGAGAGAGAAAGAGAGAGGCAAAAAGACAGAAAGCTGATATGAATACATATTCCGGAAGATATCCCTTCGGGTACTGGCATGTCATTGTCTGGTGGAGCGATGAGAGAATAATAAGAGTCAGTTTTTCCAGGAATCCGGATGTGACAGACGGGGATATTCCTGCTGTCATAAGGCTGTATTTAAACGGTAAAAACCGGAATCTCTCAATGCTAAAATCATCCGCAACAGAGGATGGCCATCCATACTGCGGGATATACAGGATTGTAAAGGAGATCCCATACGGGGAAACAATGACCTATGGTGAGGTTGCAAAGAAGGCAGGGACTAATGCAAGAGTTGTCGGCACTGCAATGAAGAGAAATCCGACACCACTGATAATTCCCTGCCACCGGGTGGTTGCCAAATCCGGAACTGGTGGGTTTACCCCGTCAGTTGAAATTAAGGAAGCACTTCTCCGGATGGAAGGGGTTAAAATCTAA
- a CDS encoding asparagine synthase C-terminal domain-containing protein — protein sequence MNQEDCELKLRGWIEKRGEVFFRDDLTRLFRDKPEVMPEWLLDCGGEFYLEWNGYSARDYMGIIPGRRGGGRIFCNEKEVGIIIPDLPALPVEEAITESVRLRAECLPPGEKAVVAFSGGVDSALIAKLAKLPAVTVGLKGSHDLKHAEEVAGMADILDVELVEIDKNEIRPALEKVLKVIPDKSPVEASIAVTMYFVTRWAGENGYDRVLAGQGADELFGGYARYLETENIKETLNTDFKSLSRQGLRDQSVAGMNGTYLSCPFQDIRVVRAAQSLPPETLVAGGIRKYPLRVAASAHMPNEAAFYAKKAMQYGSGIWKEIQRQARQYGYKNSVQHYLEHLII from the coding sequence ATGAACCAGGAAGATTGTGAATTGAAATTAAGGGGCTGGATTGAGAAGAGAGGAGAGGTGTTCTTCAGGGATGACCTTACCAGACTGTTCAGGGATAAGCCTGAAGTTATGCCGGAGTGGCTTTTGGACTGTGGAGGGGAGTTTTATCTTGAATGGAATGGATATTCTGCAAGGGATTATATGGGTATAATTCCGGGCAGAAGGGGTGGTGGAAGAATTTTCTGCAATGAAAAAGAGGTCGGCATAATAATTCCGGATCTGCCTGCCCTCCCTGTTGAGGAGGCAATCACTGAATCTGTCAGGCTGAGGGCAGAATGCCTCCCCCCCGGAGAAAAGGCAGTTGTGGCATTTTCAGGAGGAGTTGACTCCGCCCTCATTGCAAAGCTTGCAAAACTTCCGGCAGTGACTGTCGGCCTTAAGGGGTCACATGATCTTAAACATGCAGAAGAGGTCGCTGGTATGGCAGATATTTTAGATGTCGAACTTGTTGAGATTGATAAAAATGAGATCAGGCCTGCACTTGAGAAAGTACTGAAGGTAATTCCGGATAAGTCACCTGTTGAGGCATCCATTGCAGTAACAATGTACTTCGTAACCAGATGGGCGGGCGAAAACGGATATGACAGAGTGCTTGCCGGACAGGGTGCGGATGAACTTTTTGGTGGTTATGCCAGGTACCTTGAAACAGAGAACATCAAAGAAACACTAAATACGGATTTTAAAAGCCTTTCCCGGCAGGGACTGCGTGATCAGTCGGTTGCCGGGATGAATGGAACATACCTCTCATGCCCATTTCAGGATATTAGAGTCGTGCGCGCTGCACAGTCTCTGCCGCCTGAAACACTTGTTGCGGGTGGCATCCGGAAATATCCTCTAAGAGTCGCTGCATCCGCCCATATGCCAAATGAAGCCGCATTCTACGCCAAAAAAGCGATGCAGTATGGCAGTGGCATCTGGAAAGAAATACAAAGGCAGGCACGTCAATATGGTTATAAAAATTCGGTACAACATTACCTGGAACATTTAATAATATAA
- a CDS encoding ATP-dependent DNA helicase: MGNIEDWFPYDNFRPNQETMLNTAAEAVRENKICLIDAPTGSGKSSVISAMLANANGRKIVVAVRTVSQLNIFIREIELIKRKKRIKAAYLVGKRNMCPMTGEGDIYHLCEGLKAFSSSIMRDRAQKGSLVPANDAVIKKQIKMQDPDRPLLCPYYIKSKVFVENDGIKMIPSNILRAKGDEVSKSLVNPDRIKDLCSEICPYEVMLQASRDADIILLNFHHLFNETIREQMYLSIGIEENNTMLLIDEAHNCSDTVQSIQTISISEKTLEHAQNELTHMKNRIKGVEAVQGMLPRVRKFMEGLRRSVKKEDYFDPVMFSRFILNESLYNKMEDIYDDLNRIYEAIKDKKIQEGDFKEIPLERVMEFFFRIIQATQDPAFLTIYRKNENMISLEVRNIDPSSTLKEIAQNHSSCIMISGTLSPVESFKKLYFEDLPALTLSLPNSFPKKNRAIYCSKDVTSAFSKRKDKDNLEKIHRYIQEFAKVKGNLAVYFPSYDMLNNIAVDIPQKINKKEVFIESPETQVANRDLRKFLSLPEMGKSGIIFGVCGGKWSEGLDYRGELLNGAIVIGLPLAPYNDVRKMVIDYFKSKFGPEGEFISYTLPAINKALQALGRVLRTPDDTGVLLIGEARFLESGVKRGLPPWMQDEMVVCDVSQFSKDIARWR; this comes from the coding sequence ATGGGTAATATTGAAGACTGGTTTCCATACGACAATTTCAGGCCAAACCAGGAGACGATGTTAAATACAGCCGCAGAAGCGGTACGGGAGAATAAAATCTGCCTTATAGATGCTCCTACAGGAAGCGGAAAGTCAAGTGTTATCTCGGCAATGCTTGCAAACGCAAACGGAAGAAAAATTGTGGTTGCGGTGAGAACAGTCAGCCAGCTGAATATTTTCATCCGGGAAATTGAGCTTATTAAGAGAAAAAAACGGATTAAAGCTGCATATCTCGTAGGAAAACGGAATATGTGCCCGATGACAGGTGAGGGTGACATCTATCATCTCTGTGAAGGTCTGAAAGCCTTCTCCTCATCAATAATGAGGGACCGTGCGCAGAAAGGCTCCCTTGTTCCGGCTAATGATGCAGTAATAAAAAAACAGATCAAAATGCAGGACCCGGACAGACCCCTGTTATGTCCCTATTACATAAAATCAAAAGTCTTTGTTGAAAATGACGGCATTAAGATGATTCCCTCAAACATCCTGAGGGCGAAGGGGGATGAGGTATCAAAAAGCCTTGTAAATCCTGACAGGATTAAAGATCTTTGCAGTGAGATCTGCCCTTATGAGGTGATGCTTCAGGCATCAAGAGATGCAGATATTATACTTCTTAATTTCCACCACCTCTTCAACGAAACAATAAGGGAGCAGATGTATCTCTCAATCGGGATTGAAGAGAACAACACCATGCTTCTCATTGACGAAGCCCACAACTGCTCCGATACAGTCCAGAGCATTCAGACTATTAGCATAAGTGAAAAAACCCTTGAACATGCCCAGAATGAACTTACCCATATGAAGAACAGAATAAAGGGTGTTGAAGCTGTGCAGGGTATGCTTCCAAGAGTCAGGAAGTTTATGGAAGGATTAAGGAGATCAGTTAAAAAAGAGGACTATTTCGACCCGGTTATGTTCTCAAGATTTATACTCAATGAATCTCTCTACAATAAAATGGAGGATATATATGACGATCTCAACCGGATATATGAGGCAATAAAGGATAAGAAGATCCAGGAGGGAGACTTTAAGGAAATTCCGCTTGAGAGAGTCATGGAATTTTTCTTCAGAATTATTCAGGCAACTCAGGATCCGGCATTCCTGACCATATACAGAAAGAATGAGAATATGATCTCACTTGAGGTCAGAAATATTGACCCGTCATCAACATTAAAGGAGATTGCTCAGAACCATTCGTCATGTATAATGATAAGTGGCACACTATCTCCGGTTGAGAGCTTTAAAAAGCTTTATTTTGAGGATCTGCCAGCATTAACCCTCTCCCTGCCCAATTCATTCCCAAAAAAAAACCGGGCCATATACTGTTCAAAAGATGTCACTTCTGCTTTTTCAAAGAGGAAGGATAAGGACAACCTTGAGAAAATTCACAGATATATACAGGAATTTGCAAAGGTAAAGGGAAACCTTGCGGTGTACTTCCCGTCCTATGATATGCTCAATAATATTGCAGTTGACATACCGCAAAAAATAAACAAAAAAGAGGTATTCATAGAATCACCTGAAACGCAGGTTGCCAACCGTGATTTAAGGAAGTTTCTGTCCCTGCCGGAGATGGGTAAATCCGGGATCATTTTTGGTGTATGTGGTGGTAAATGGAGTGAGGGGCTTGATTACAGGGGTGAACTCTTAAACGGTGCAATTGTAATCGGCCTGCCTCTTGCGCCCTATAATGATGTCAGAAAGATGGTCATTGACTATTTTAAGAGTAAATTCGGCCCGGAGGGTGAGTTTATATCATACACACTTCCGGCAATAAACAAAGCACTTCAGGCGCTTGGAAGAGTGCTCAGGACACCGGATGACACAGGCGTTCTGCTCATAGGGGAGGCACGTTTCCTTGAATCCGGAGTTAAGAGAGGACTGCCACCATGGATGCAGGATGAGATGGTTGTCTGTGATGTATCACAGTTTTCAAAGGATATAGCCAGGTGGAGATAA
- a CDS encoding dihydroorotate dehydrogenase has product MVSLLKEENIAVGGVSLDNHLILAAGVLGTTGASLKRMLSLGAGGVVTKSIGPEPKGGHKGPCVQVYDGAVMNAMGLPNPSEEFKGELSLLEDRPVIVSIFGGDPDEFSKVASWFSGIKSVRGFELNVSCPHAEGYGAQIGSNPELVQECTEAVVKTGIPVWVKLTPNVTDITESGLAAEEGGASAVVAVNTVRAMRISTAMRRPVLGNGSGGLSGPAIFPVAVKCVYDLYEACRIPVIGCGGISDADNVIEMIMAGASAVEIGSAVLDNVGIFSEICGDLYSEDGENIEDIRGCAHA; this is encoded by the coding sequence ATGGTGTCATTGTTAAAGGAGGAAAATATTGCTGTCGGTGGTGTCAGTCTTGATAATCATCTCATTCTTGCCGCAGGTGTGCTTGGAACGACAGGTGCTTCACTTAAGAGGATGCTCTCACTTGGCGCAGGCGGGGTTGTTACAAAATCTATTGGCCCTGAGCCAAAGGGAGGCCATAAAGGGCCATGCGTTCAGGTATATGACGGTGCTGTGATGAACGCTATGGGGCTGCCCAATCCTTCTGAGGAATTTAAGGGTGAGCTGTCATTACTTGAAGACAGGCCGGTTATTGTCAGCATATTTGGCGGAGATCCGGATGAATTCTCTAAGGTTGCATCCTGGTTTTCAGGTATAAAGTCGGTCCGAGGTTTTGAGCTTAACGTATCATGTCCGCATGCTGAAGGATATGGCGCACAGATTGGCAGCAATCCTGAGCTTGTGCAGGAGTGCACAGAGGCTGTTGTAAAAACCGGAATTCCGGTCTGGGTCAAGCTTACGCCGAATGTTACTGATATAACTGAGTCCGGCCTCGCGGCAGAGGAGGGCGGCGCATCTGCTGTTGTTGCTGTGAACACAGTCCGTGCAATGAGGATTTCCACTGCTATGAGGCGCCCTGTGCTTGGGAACGGGTCAGGCGGCCTTTCCGGCCCTGCCATATTTCCGGTTGCAGTGAAGTGCGTCTATGATCTGTATGAGGCGTGCAGAATTCCGGTTATCGGCTGTGGGGGGATATCGGATGCTGATAATGTCATTGAGATGATAATGGCAGGCGCATCTGCGGTTGAGATCGGCAGTGCAGTTCTGGACAATGTCGGGATATTTTCTGAGATCTGCGGTGATCTGTACTCTGAAGATGGTGAAAATATAGAGGATATAAGAGGTTGTGCACATGCGTGA
- a CDS encoding ketopantoate reductase family protein, which yields MKVAVLGAGAVGLCVAGMLSKVCDVYAVTRRRNADAINKDGLVMTGIWGSETFHFPCSEDLPEGVDFDYIIITSKSLATRDICEQFGDRFGDADLISLQNGIGNEEIIAGYTNRVIGAMIITGFEWRGDGKVHVSVEAAPAKLGRFPGGTDERVENIVKLLQSSGINALTDDNVRGSLWGKTLYNSALNPLGAVMMVPYRELLDKNAFSIITEIIKEAFLVLKAEGINPGWDSAGSYLKYLREKQIPDTANHHSSMYQDISMGKKTEIDFINGAITDLGDKHGIDTPVNRTVVSLIKFRENINNA from the coding sequence ATGAAAGTTGCAGTCCTTGGTGCCGGTGCTGTCGGTCTCTGCGTTGCCGGAATGCTCTCTAAAGTATGTGATGTATATGCAGTGACACGCCGGAGGAATGCAGACGCAATAAATAAAGACGGTCTTGTCATGACCGGAATCTGGGGCAGTGAAACTTTTCATTTCCCATGCTCTGAAGATCTGCCCGAAGGTGTGGATTTTGACTATATTATTATCACATCAAAATCCCTTGCAACGAGGGATATCTGCGAACAGTTTGGTGACAGGTTTGGAGATGCTGATCTCATCAGTCTTCAGAACGGAATTGGCAATGAGGAGATCATTGCAGGTTATACCAACAGAGTCATTGGTGCAATGATAATTACCGGATTTGAATGGCGTGGTGACGGGAAGGTTCATGTCTCAGTTGAGGCAGCCCCCGCAAAATTAGGCAGATTTCCGGGCGGAACAGATGAAAGGGTTGAAAATATTGTAAAACTTCTGCAAAGTTCCGGAATAAACGCCCTTACTGATGATAATGTAAGGGGTTCTCTGTGGGGAAAAACACTATACAACTCTGCATTAAATCCACTCGGAGCAGTCATGATGGTTCCCTACAGAGAACTTCTGGATAAAAATGCCTTTAGTATCATAACAGAGATCATAAAAGAAGCTTTTCTGGTTTTAAAAGCAGAAGGCATAAATCCTGGCTGGGACAGTGCAGGAAGCTACCTGAAATATCTAAGAGAAAAGCAGATTCCGGATACTGCCAATCATCATTCATCAATGTACCAGGACATATCAATGGGTAAAAAGACTGAGATTGATTTTATCAATGGTGCAATTACAGATCTCGGAGATAAACACGGCATAGACACACCTGTAAACAGAACAGTTGTCAGTCTGATAAAATTCAGGGAAAATATTAATAATGCCTGA
- the rlmH gene encoding 23S rRNA (pseudouridine(1915)-N(3))-methyltransferase RlmH, with protein MPAQIRIIAIGKIKERYISDGIDEYLKRLRPYAGTEIIQVADESIPEKASAAIIKSILDKEGDKVLKQTGSDDFVILLDLHGKEYSSEGIAEIISEQELSCRGRMVFCIGGSLGVSDLLIRRADIRWKLSDLTFPHQFVRLLTVEQIYRAFKISRKEKYHR; from the coding sequence ATGCCGGCACAAATCCGTATAATTGCAATAGGCAAAATAAAAGAGAGGTACATCAGTGACGGTATTGATGAATATTTAAAGAGATTAAGGCCATATGCCGGAACAGAAATCATTCAGGTGGCTGATGAGAGCATCCCGGAAAAAGCATCAGCCGCAATAATAAAATCTATTCTTGATAAAGAAGGAGATAAAGTCTTAAAGCAGACAGGCAGTGACGACTTTGTAATCCTTCTTGACCTTCACGGAAAGGAATACTCGTCTGAGGGCATTGCAGAGATTATCAGCGAGCAGGAACTATCCTGCCGGGGGAGAATGGTATTCTGCATTGGCGGCAGCCTTGGTGTATCAGATCTGCTCATCCGCAGGGCCGACATCAGATGGAAACTTTCAGACCTCACATTCCCGCACCAGTTTGTCCGGCTATTAACTGTCGAACAGATATACAGGGCATTTAAGATTTCCAGAAAAGAGAAGTATCACAGGTAA